In Terriglobia bacterium, the genomic window TCCGTCCCGCCACCACCGTCCCAATGGGAATGTCTTCGCCCCCTCCCAGCCGCGACAGCAATGCCGCCACTCCCGCCTGCAGCACCATGAACAAACTCGCTCCGCTTCTTCGCGCCAGAGTTCGCAATCCCTGATGCAGCTCCGCGTCCAGCTCCAGCGCCACCGTTCCTCCGCGATAGCTCATCACCGCCGGTCGCGTTCGATCCGTGGGCAGCGCCAGCTCTTCCGGCATTCCTTCCAGCGCCTTCTTCCAGTACTCCAGCTGCCGGCTGATCAGGCTTTGCTCATCACCTTCGTCGCCCAGCAGTTCCCGCTGCCACAGTGTGTAGTCTCCGTACTGCACCGGCAATGGCTCCCACTTCGGCGTCTGATTCTTGATTCGCGCCCCATACGCCTCTTCCAGATCACGCGCCAGCGGATTCAGCGACCACCCGTCTCCCGCTATGTGGTGCAGCACCAGCAGCAGCACATAGCTATGGCCCTCGCCTTCCGTCAGCCGGAACAGCCACGCCCGCAGCGGCAGCTCCCGCTCCAGTTCCATCCCCACTCCCGCCGCTTCCTCTAATCGCTGCTTCAGCTCCGATTCCCTGATCGTCTCGATCGTCAGCCGCGGCCGCGCTTCTTCCCCGCTCAACACCTTCTGGTACGGCACTCCCTCTTCCTGCGGAAACACCGTCCGCAATGCCTCATGCCTCTCCGCCACATCCCCCAGCGCCTGCTCCAATGCAGTTGTATTCAGCTCGCCTTGCAACCGAAGCGCCAGCGGTATGTTGGAGGAGCCCTGTCTTTTCAGCCAATCCAGCAGTTCACTGCGGCGATCTTTGAGTTCACGACGGATTTCATTTGTGAGCGCTCCCTGTGGCGCAGCCACGCGCAAGCGATCATCTTCCAGCCAGACGCGCGCGCCAAGGTTTCTCAGCTCAAGCAGCAGTTCAGCACAACTCATATTTCCTCTTCTTCAAAAACTTCCTCATCCAGAGACGCCTCGCCTGCTTGCATAGGCGCGGCGGTAAACTGGATGGCTTGGATCAAATTGGCCAGGCCACCTACAGTGCTTGCGGAATAAAAATCGCGCAAAGAAAGCGCAACGCCGAAGGCACTACAGACACGTCCCACCAGGCGCATGGCTGACAAAGAGTCGCCACCAAGCGCGAAAAAATCGTCTTCTACGCCTACCTGTCCTCGGCGCAATACCTCAGCAAACATTGCACATAACGCAGTTTCTTCCTGGGACCGTGGCGCACGTATGTTGCTCGACTGCCGCGCCCAAACAGGAAGAGCGGCCCGGTTAATTTTGCCGTTGGGAGAACGCGGTAATTTTTCAATCGGCATAAAATCCGAAGGCAGCATATGCGCAGGCAGCCGTTCATTTAGCCTGCGGCGCAGCGCCGAATGTTCGGGCAGGGCTCCATTACTCGGTACCAGATAAGCAACAAGTTGTCTCCCAGATGAGGCATCTTCTTTCAGCGCCACTGCGGCCTCTGCAATTTCCGGCAGTGAACGTAGCGCAGATTCGATCTCACCCAGCTCAATACGGAACCCGCGAATCTTTATCTGCTCGTCGGCGCGGCCAACAAAATCGAGCATTCCGTCCTCGCGCCAACGCCCCAGATCGCCGGTGCGATACATGCGCGCGCCCGGATCAATTGCATATGGGTTAGCAATAAAGCGCTCCGCCGCTAATGCGGGACGGTTCAAATATCCCCGGGCCAGACCGGCGCCGGAAATGTACAACTCCCCGGCGACCCCAAAAGGCACAGGTTCCAGATTGCTATCGAGCACATACACACGCGTGTTGCAAATCGGAGAACCAATCGGTGGATTGGCAGAGCCTGACAACGGCAAGCCAATGGTCGCGCAAACTGTAGTTTCCGTAGGTCCATAGGCATTGATCATGCGCAGTCCCGCTGACCAGCGCGTGACTGCCCCTCCGCTCAGGGCCTCACCACCATTCATCAAGCATTGCAATGGCAACGTATCAAATTCTTCCAGGCTCGCGAGCACGGGAACGGGTAATAAGGCATGGGTAACTTTCTGCGAGACAAGAAGCTCATACAATGCCGCTCCTTCGCGCTGTTGTTCCGGCAGGACTAACGTGGCGCCAGTACTCAAGGCCATCAGGCATTCCCAAAAGGAAGCATCGAAATTCAGCGAAGCAAATTGCAGGATGCGTGACTGTTCTGTCAGCTTGAGCCGTTCTGCCTGACTGGCGGCCAATGAAGGAATGCCCTGATGTGTAACAACCACTCCTTTGGGAATACCAGTCGATCCCGAGGTATAGATCACATAGGCCGGATGCTGGGGCAGAACCGGCCGATTGGTATTACGCTCAGATGCGCGCTTCATGGCCGCGGCGACTTCCGGAGCATCAAGAGCAAAAAACTCAACTCCCGCTATTTGCGGCAATCGAAGTTGCAGTTTGGACTCCGTAAGCACCAGCTTTGGCATAGCGTCTTTCAACATGTGTTCGAGACGCGCGCGAGGGTACTCGGAATCGAGCGGAAGGTAAGCGGCGCCTGCTTTCCAGATGGCAATGATGGCCGCCACCATGTCAGCCGAACGATCTATGGAAACACCAACCAAAGATTCCGGGCCGATGCCTTTTTCTATCAAGCAATGAGCAAGGCGATTGGCGTGGCGGTTCAGTTCGCCATAACTCATTGAGAACTCGCCTTGCACGATTGCGATTGACTGCGGCGCATGCGCAGCACTCTTTTCAAAAATCTCTGCCATGGTGGTACTGGGAAGCGGCAGCAACGTGTTGTTGAATTCGTCCAGCACAGCGCGGCGTTCGCCATCCATAAACAAGTCAAGCTGGTGCCATGGAGCGTCAGGCCGGGTCGCAGCGGATTCCAGCAACCGGATGAAGCGCGAGGCAATCTTCCCGGCATCTTCAGCTGTAAATCGCGCCGGATCATAGTCAAGACGGACATGCAGACGGTCATCTGGGGCGATCATCAACGCCAGCGGATAGTGCGCCCCATCCCGCATCTCGACGTCCGAGATTCGCAGCCCACCGAATGAGCGTTCCAGAAGAGAACGATCGAGCGGATAATTCTCAAAGACAAAGATCGTGTCAAACAGTTGTTCGAATCCGGATTCGTGTTGGATTTCGCTCAACCCCAGATGATAGACATTGAGCGTCTCCGATTGACTTTTTTGAATTCTCGCCAGAACGTCAACGAAGCATTCGCCAGGCTGCATTCGAACGCGCAACGGAACTGTATTAATGAACAGTCCCACCATCTGCTCGATTCCAGCCAACTCCGGCGACCGCCCCGATACCGTGATGCCGAATACGACATCGTTGCGATTACTCAGGCGCGCCAGCAGCACCGCCCAAAGTCCCTGCAAGACTGTATTTAGAGTCAAGCCACGCTCGCGGGCCTTTGCATTGAGCGCAGCTGTGAGTTCCAGTGAGAGATCATGCCGCCAGGAAGCGGGAATCAGCGTCTCAGCCTGTCTAGCGTCTTGAAGCTGCGACGCCATGATGGTGGGACTCTCTAACTCACCCAGGTAGTTCTTCCATACCGCAAGGGCTGCGGAATGGTCCTGCGTCTTCAACCATGCCAGATAATCGGTATAGGGCCGTACACGGGGCAATGCATCAAGATTAATGCCATTGCTGTAAAGCTCCAGCATTTCTCCAATCAATACGGGCGTTGACCAGCCATCCAGAATCAAGTGATGATTGGTGAACACCAGCACATGACGTTCAGGAGCCAGCCGTACCAGTACAAAACGCAGTAGCGGACCTGAAGAGAATATGAAACCTTTACGTCTTTCGGCAGAGACGATCTCAGCGCAGCGCAGGCCCTGGGCCTCCTTGTCCAGCATCGAAAGATCCACTTGGCGCCAGGGAAGATCGACTGCGGCAGGGACTACCTGTACAGGCTGCTCCAGACCTTCGCGATAAATAGAAACCCGCAGGTTGGGATATCGCACAAGCAGGACTTCGATTGCCTGCTTTAGTTGCCCGGGAAATATTTCTCCTTCAAATTCAAGATTGGTTTGGACGGTGTATACGTCTTCGCCGGTCGCGTACAACGAGTGAAAGAGCAACCCTTCCTGCAGCGGCGAAAGCGGAAGGATGTCAACAATAGACGGCAACGCAGCTTCAATCTGTTCAACCTGCCCAAGCGACAGAGAGACCAGAGGAAAATCTGAAGCGCTGTGCCCGCCGTTGCCGCGTTGTCCAGCGTAATGCACGATGGACTCCAGCGCGCGCTGCCACAACACCGCCAGCTCGCGAACGGCAGATTCTTCCAGATGGTTTTTGGCCCAGTTGAAGTTCGCTGTAAGCCGCGACCCTTCAGATCCATCGGCGACCACCGCGTCAATCTCTACCAAGTGAAGGAGCGGCATTTCCGGATCAGCACCTCCGCCAAAACCGGCATCATCCCCCGTAGGCAGCCACAGTGCTCCTTCCTGTGCGGCAAACCTGCCGAGATAGTTGAAGGCAAGTTGCGGCGTGGGCAGAGCAGACAGATGTCTCTCAGATTCAGAGTTCAAATAGCGCAACAATCCGTAATGCAGTCCCCGGTTTGGAATGGCGTGCAATTGATCTTTAATAAGCTTGAGGGCTCGTCCAAGGCCGGACCGGCGGGCAGTGAATTCATGAAGGTCGATATCGGAATTGGTGTCTTGAAGATCAAGACGCACAGGAAAGACGCTGGTGAACCAGCCCACGGTCCGCGAGAGATCGAACCCGCTATCCATAGGTTCGCGACCGTGGCCTTCCAGATCAATTGTCATCGTCCTGTCATTCGTTGCGCTATAGAACCGCCGCCATTGAAATGATGCAAGTGCCAGGGCCGTCAACAGCACGTCATTGATCTGCGCATGAAACGCTTCCAGCACGGAAGTAAGAAGTGCGGTGGTTAAATCAACCGGCAAACTCACACGCAGATTTCCGGCGCTCGCAATGTTGTCCTTTGCGGGTTCAAGCAATCTTCCGGGAAGCAGTGGTGCGCCGGACAGCGCGCCCTTCCAATAATCAAGCTCGGATAGAACAGACTGATGGTTTGCACGCTCGGAGAGATACTGTGCCCAGCGTCGAAATGGCGTTGCTTCAGGCTCAAACATTGGCGCTTCACCACGAACCATGGCTCCCCATGCCGCAGCTAGATCAGAAAGCAGAATGCGCCATGACACTCCATCCACGGCAAGGTGATGGATCATCAAAAGCAGACGGCTGTTTCCCCTGAACCAAACGGCGTGGACCATTCGGCCCGCTTGAGGGTCCAAATGGCGCTCTGCTGCGAGCGCCGCAGCCTTTCCTGATTCAGTGCTGCTGGCGGAATGTACAATCGTTACGCAGTCTCTAGCCTGCACCCAGCCGCGCGGAGCAATCTGCAGATCGTTATTCACTCCTAGCCTAAGTCGCAGTGACCCGTGCTGATCGATCAGCAGCTGCAGCAAGCGAACAAGGTCTGCTTCCAGTAAATCTGCCGGAACCTGCAGCAAGACAGATTGATGAAACCGTTTGAACGCACTACCCTGCTCAAAGAGTGCCTGGATGATCGGCGTTGGCAGTAGCGTGCCATCTTCATCGATTGATGTCGTCGCTGGATCGGACGTGACTGCTCGTGCCGCAAGAGCCAGGGCTTCCGGCGTCTGATGTTGGAAGATGTCTCGCGGAGAAAGTAAGAGTCCCATCTTTCTGCCCTTACTGATAAGTTGAATAGAAAGGATGCTATCTCCGCCCAGATGGAAGAAGTTTTCATTGGCGCCCACCTGCTCAAGCGAAAGCAGCTCTGCAAACAGGCGGCAGAACGTCTGCTCCCTGGGTGTTCGCGGCAGTCGTTTGTTTTCACGCTGCCGTGGGCGCGAGCCGATTCTGCCAGCTATCGTCACCGCTGGCTTATTTGATAGCGTAACCGCTTCACTCGGCACTTGTGACGCATGTGACTGTTGATCTTGCAGACCGAAGGAGGGCTCGAGCTGCCGCAAACGTACTTTTGGTTCCCTCGATATCTCGCGCAGCATATGGACTAACGCTGCGGCCAGATTGGCTGCCGTTTGAGGATCGAACAGATCAAAACTATATTCCAGCGTCCCCGCGACGCCGACTGCGTTCCCGGCAGAATCAAAAGTCTCATTCAACGTAAAAGCAAGATCGAACTGAGCCTGATGAGTGGAAACAATAACTTGTTGAATGTTCATTCCCGGCAGGTCCAGCTTCGCTTCCGGCGCGTTCTGCAGCACCAGCACCACCTGAAACAGAGGATGGCGGGATTGCGAGCGCGCCGGCTGCACCGCCTCCACCAACCGCTCAAACGGCACTTCCTGATGGCTGTACGCCTCCAGCGCAAATCGCCTTACCCGCTCGATCAGCTCGGTAAATGTTGGATCGCCAGAAAGATCGGTCCGCAGCACCAGCGTGTTCACAAAGAATCCCACCAGCTCTTCCAGCTCCGCTTCACTCCGTCCCGCCACCACCGTCCCAATGGGAATGTCTTCGCCCACTCCCAGCCGCGACAGCAATGCCGCCACTCCCGCCTGCAGCACCATGAACAAACTCGCTCCGCTTCTCCGCGCCAGAGTTCGCAATCCCTGATGCAGCTCCGCATCCAGCTCCAGCGCCACCGTTCCCCCTCGATAGCTCATCACCGCCGGTCGCGTTCGATCCGCGGGCAGCGCCAGCTCTTCCGGCATCCCCTCCAGCGCCTTCTTCCAGTACTCCAGCTGCCGGCTGATTACACTCTCCGGATCACTCTCGCTCCCCAGCAGCTCCCGCTGCCACAGCGTGTAATCTCCGTACTGCACCGGCAGCGGCTCCCACTCCGGCGCCTGCTTCTTGATTCGCGCCCGGTACGCCTCTTCCAGATCACGCGCCAGTGGATTGAGCGACCATCCGTCTCCCGCTATGTGGTGCAGCACCAGCAACAACACGTAGCTACGGCCCTCGCCTTCCGCCAGCCGGAACAGCCACGCCCGCAGCGGCAGCTCCAGCTCCAGTTCCATTCCCACTCCCGCCGCTTCCCTCAATCGCTCGCTCAGCTCCGATTCCTTGATACTCTCCAATGTGATTTCCGGCCGCGCCTCTTCCCCGCTCAGCACCTTCTGGTACGGCACTCCTTCTTCCTGCGGAAACACCGTCCGCAATGCTTCATGCCTCTCCGCCACATCCCCCAGCGCCTGCTCCAGCGCAGTTGTATTCAGATCACCTTGCAGCCGCAACGCCAGCGGTATGTTGTACGTCGCTCCCGCTCCTTCCATCTGGTACAAAAACCACAACCGCTGCTGCGCATACGACAACGGCACTCGCTCTGACCGCACCTTTGCGATCAGCGCGGGACGCACAGTTTGGTCTTCACTGAGCCGGTCTTCATCTAGGCGCTCGACTAACTCCGCTACCGTGGGCGATTCAAACAGCGCCCGAATGCTCACCTCTTTGCCCAGCGCGGCCCTCACCCGGCTGACCAGCTTCGCCGCGAGCAGCGAGTGCCCGCCCAGTTCAAAGAAGTTGTCGTGAATGCCCACCCGCTCTGCTCCCAACACATCTGCAAACACCGCGCACAACACTTCTTCTTCCGGTGTCCGTGGCAATTGTTGCTCACCACCGTTCTGGCTGAGAGATGAAAGAACGCGGCGGTCAACTTTGCCGCTGGGCGTCAGGGGCCACGCTGACAGGACGGAGATAACACCAGGTACCATGTAAGCTGGCAATGATCGACGCAAATGTTTCTGGAGAGTTTCTGCGAGGTCCGTTTCCAGTCCTGAGTCAAACTGTCGGGCAATTACATACGCCGCGAGTTGCCTCACGCTGCCTCGCTCCTGCACCGTCACAATGGCATCAGCAACGCCGTCGTGAGATCTGAGCGCACTTTCGATTTCGCCCAGCTCTATCCGGAAGCCGCGAATTTTTACCTGATGGTCAACGCGCCCCAGGAATTCCAGATTGCCATCGGGCAACCACCGGACCAGATCGCCGGTTCGATACAGCCGCTTTCCCGGCACTGACACAAACGGATCAGCAATAAACTTTTCTGCGGTGAGTGCAGGGCGGTTCCAGTAACCACGTGTCACTCCCGCGCCGCCGATGTACAACTCTCCGGCTACACCTACCGGCACTGGATCAAGACGACCGTCGAGCACATACAAACTTGTATTCGCGACAGGTTTGCCAATGGGAACGGTGCGCGCTTGCGGCACACTCTTCGCATACGTGGACTGAACTGTGGTTTCAGTCGGGCCGTAAGTGTTCCAGAGTTTAGCGGAGAGCTTCTGGTAAAAAATGTCTGAGAGCTCGGGCTTCAGCGCTTCTGCTCCGCTGCTTATGATCCTAAGAGACGTCCACTGCTGAATCCGCGGATGATCAAGCAGCGCGTCCAGCAAAGAAGGAGCCAAGTCGACGTAGCTGACCGATTTCCCAATGGCAAGTTGCAGCAGATAATCCGTATCCCGCTCGCCTCCCGGCGCAGCAATAGCAATACGCGATCCATAAGCCAAAGGCAGAAAGATTTCCAGTATCGAAGCGTCAAAACTGAAGGACGCTTTCTGCAACACGCAATCCGCCGCAGTGAGCGACAATGCTTCACCAGCCCAGAACAACTGATTGCAAACCTGCCGATGCTCCACGGCAACACCTTTGGGCTGTCCGGTTGATCCCGATGTATAGATTATGTAGGCGAGATTTTCTGAACGGACCTCAACCTGCGGGCGATGATGAGGCTCTTGCTCGATTCGGTTCCAGTCCGCATCAAGGGCGATCACCCGGGCATGGCTGTTGGGCAAGTTTGAAAGCAACGTGCTTTGAATAAGCAGTATGCCGGCGTCAGAATCCTCCAACATATAGGCAAGGCGCTCTTGAGGATAAGCAGGATCAAGAGGCACATATGCGCCACCCGCCTTTAGCACGCCCAGAAGAGCTACCAACAATTCCAGACTGCGCTCCATGCAAATCCCAACTCTTACATCTGGCCTCACGCCCAGCTTTGCGAGATGGTGCGCGAGCTGGTTGGCATGATGCTCAAGCTCACCATAGGTCACGCGTTGCTCCGCCAGTTCAGCGGCAACCGCCAAAGGTGTTTTGGCAGCCTGCTCCTCAAACAAATTGTGAACGCATGATTTTTGGGAATAACCGACCGTCGTCTGGTTCCACTCAACCAAGAGGCGATGGCGATCGGCGGCAGAGATCATCTGCAAGCGATGCAGCGCCACATTCGGCTCGGCGATCACGGACCCCAACAATCGGCCAAAGTCGCCAGCCATCTGCTCGATGCGCCAGCGATCAAACAAATCACGGTTATAGAGCCAGCAGAGCTCAAGCCTCTTGTCCCGTTGCCAGGCATACAGTTCCAGATCAAGCCGAACACGCGGTTGATCATCCATGACAGGCTCAACTTGAAGTCCCGGCAGAGCATGCATGCTTGCCGGCGCATTCTGAAGCGCGAACATGACCTGGAAAACCGGAGGGTAATTGAGACCGTGTTGAGCTTCGCGCGCCAGTTGCTCAAAAGGAACATCCTGGTGACGATAAGCATCCAACGCCGTTGTGCGCGCCTGCTTCAGCAGGTCGGTAAAACTTTGATCAGGATCGAGTTGCATCCGCATGACGATGGCACTGGAAAAGTATCCAATGACTTTTTCCAGGCGCGGTTCTGGGCGGTTAGCAACGGGAGTTCCGATCAGGATATCGTTCTGACCACTGTAGCGCTGCAACAGCACGGAGAAGGCCGCAACCAGGGCCATGTAAAGAGTGCAATCATTTCTGCGGGCGAGGTTTTCCAGAGCGGAGAGCGGTTCCTCAGGAAATGTTAAGTGCAACAGTTCGCCGGAAAAGCTCTGGCGCGTCG contains:
- a CDS encoding amino acid adenylation domain-containing protein; translated protein: MNPVYSAQEFQLSDAQSGIWIAQAIDPASPAFSIAEYVDIRGPLRPDLFALALRQVVNECDCLRLRIFSRAEGARQSIAPFSDWDLPFIDLSSQAGPFAAADAWMREDLTRPVQPNRDPLFFYALLRVGLDRFFWYVRYHHLCMDGFGGALIAKRAAEIYSSLAQARAVPPCTFQSSLGLLDEEEKYHRIGRSRDREYWLAALSARPNAVTLSGKPPVRSRTFIRHSGSLPVELTASLASMGRTLGASLAQVIETAAALYLHRLTGAEDVILGLPLTARVGRKMRSIPGMVSNILPLRITFAHSGTFADLVTQVVKRKAEIIRHQRYRADDLRRDLGLQPSDPDIYGLLVNVMSFDYDLNFTGCETATHNLSNGPVDEFAIAVYDRQEGSDLRIDFDANPAHYTLDEVAAHQQRFIALLHQLVSPGLPLHAYGLLLPGELDTVVSSFNANTHAVAETTLPQLMEAQVARTPDLTAVVFGESFLTYAELNARANRLARHLVAMEIGPEALVGIALERSLELVIAIVATLKSGAAYLPLDPDYPQARIEHMVRDAAPRVVLTNQATLARLPQVSDCEFKSVEEAEFQQLLQSLPTHNLSDAERTSILLPQHPAYAIYTSGSTGTPKGAVNTHQGIVNRLLWMQAQYGLTADDRVLQKTPFSFDVSVWEFLWPLIQGSSLVLAKPGGHRDPAYLASLINEQQVTTVHFVPSMLSVFLEEPLAATCNSLRRVICSGEALHGDVQEKFVRVLNAALHNLYGPTEASVDVTFWECLREAEVYNIPIGRPIWNTRMYVLDRFLHPLPVGVAGELYIGGIGLARGYLNRPSLTAERFTADPFSASGSRMYRTGDLARWQRDGTLEFLGRADQQVKIRGFRIELGEIETSLTAQAEINQAIVIARENGASGKQLVAYIVLAGEKPFDLPDLHRRLAERLPRHMLPAAIVVLPALPLTPNGKIDRRALPAPEWRGNSNAPPRTPEEEILCHIFGEVLSLERIGIHDSFFDLGGHSLTAMQLLSRIHATFGIDLPARSLFDSPTVAQLAIQLGAFEKDNLLTGPQPRPERLPVSFSQQRLWFIDQLEGSSAQYHIPEALRIRGDLDVTALESAVNAMIERHESLRTCFAQIDGEPTQIICPHLTLDVPLIDLTAFDSQQQQKELNAALHKEWEEPFDLTHGALLRAKLIKLSAQEHIFLRTFHHIVADGWSEEIFDREFAEMYAALREGRRPALPPLPLQYADYVLWQRSAATEPRRSAALEYWSKQLLQAPDQLDLPRDRPRPTRQSFSGELLHLTFPEEPLSALENLARRNDCTLYMALVAAFSVLLQRYSGQNDILIGTPVANRPEPRLEKVIGYFSSAIVMRMQLDPDQSFTDLLKQARTTALDAYRHQDVPFEQLAREAQHGLNYPPVFQVMFALQNAPASMHALPGLQVEPVMDDQPRVRLDLELYAWQRDKRLELCWLYNRDLFDRWRIEQMAGDFGRLLGSVIAEPNVALHRLQMISAADRHRLLVEWNQTTVGYSQKSCVHNLFEEQAAKTPLAVAAELAEQRVTYGELEHHANQLAHHLAKLGVRPDVRVGICMERSLELLVALLGVLKAGGAYVPLDPAYPQERLAYMLEDSDAGILLIQSTLLSNLPNSHARVIALDADWNRIEQEPHHRPQVEVRSENLAYIIYTSGSTGQPKGVAVEHRQVCNQLFWAGEALSLTAADCVLQKASFSFDASILEIFLPLAYGSRIAIAAPGGERDTDYLLQLAIGKSVSYVDLAPSLLDALLDHPRIQQWTSLRIISSGAEALKPELSDIFYQKLSAKLWNTYGPTETTVQSTYAKSVPQARTVPIGKPVANTSLYVLDGRLDPVPVGVAGELYIGGAGVTRGYWNRPALTAEKFIADPFVSVPGKRLYRTGDLVRWLPDGNLEFLGRVDHQVKIRGFRIELGEIESALRSHDGVADAIVTVQERGSVRQLAAYVIARQFDSGLETDLAETLQKHLRRSLPAYMVPGVISVLSAWPLTPSGKVDRRVLSSLSQNGGEQQLPRTPEEEVLCAVFADVLGAERVGIHDNFFELGGHSLLAAKLVSRVRAALGKEVSIRALFESPTVAELVERLDEDRLSEDQTVRPALIAKVRSERVPLSYAQQRLWFLYQMEGAGATYNIPLALRLQGDLNTTALEQALGDVAERHEALRTVFPQEEGVPYQKVLSGEEARPEITLESIKESELSERLREAAGVGMELELELPLRAWLFRLAEGEGRSYVLLLVLHHIAGDGWSLNPLARDLEEAYRARIKKQAPEWEPLPVQYGDYTLWQRELLGSESDPESVISRQLEYWKKALEGMPEELALPADRTRPAVMSYRGGTVALELDAELHQGLRTLARRSGASLFMVLQAGVAALLSRLGVGEDIPIGTVVAGRSEAELEELVGFFVNTLVLRTDLSGDPTFTELIERVRRFALEAYSHQEVPFERLVEAVQPARSQSRHPLFQVVLVLQNAPEAKLDLPGMNIQQVIVSTHQAQFDLAFTLNETFDSAGNAVGVAGTLEYSFDLFDPQTAANLAAALVHMLREISREPKVRLRQLEPSFGLQDQQSHASQVPSEAVTLSNKPAVTIAGRIGSRPRQRENKRLPRTPREQTFCRLFAELLSLEQVGANENFFHLGGDSILSIQLISKGRKMGLLLSPRDIFQHQTPEALALAARAVTSDPATTSIDEDGTLLPTPIIQALFEQGSAFKRFHQSVLLQVPADLLEADLVRLLQLLIDQHGSLRLRLGVNNDLQIAPRGWVQARDCVTIVHSASSTESGKAAALAAERHLDPQAGRMVHAVWFRGNSRLLLMIHHLAVDGVSWRILLSDLAAAWGAMVRGEAPMFEPEATPFRRWAQYLSERANHQSVLSELDYWKGALSGAPLLPGRLLEPAKDNIASAGNLRVSLPVDLTTALLTSVLEAFHAQINDVLLTALALASFQWRRFYSATNDRTMTIDLEGHGREPMDSGFDLSRTVGWFTSVFPVRLDLQDTNSDIDLHEFTARRSGLGRALKLIKDQLHAIPNRGLHYGLLRYLNSESERHLSALPTPQLAFNYLGRFAAQEGALWLPTGDDAGFGGGADPEMPLLHLVEIDAVVADGSEGSRLTANFNWAKNHLEESAVRELAVLWQRALESIVHYAGQRGNGGHSASDFPLVSLSLGQVEQIEAALPSIVDILPLSPLQEGLLFHSLYATGEDVYTVQTNLEFEGEIFPGQLKQAIEVLLVRYPNLRVSIYREGLEQPVQVVPAAVDLPWRQVDLSMLDKEAQGLRCAEIVSAERRKGFIFSSGPLLRFVLVRLAPERHVLVFTNHHLILDGWSTPVLIGEMLELYSNGINLDALPRVRPYTDYLAWLKTQDHSAALAVWKNYLGELESPTIMASQLQDARQAETLIPASWRHDLSLELTAALNAKARERGLTLNTVLQGLWAVLLARLSNRNDVVFGITVSGRSPELAGIEQMVGLFINTVPLRVRMQPGECFVDVLARIQKSQSETLNVYHLGLSEIQHESGFEQLFDTIFVFENYPLDRSLLERSFGGLRISDVEMRDGAHYPLALMIAPDDRLHVRLDYDPARFTAEDAGKIASRFIRLLESAATRPDAPWHQLDLFMDGERRAVLDEFNNTLLPLPSTTMAEIFEKSAAHAPQSIAIVQGEFSMSYGELNRHANRLAHCLIEKGIGPESLVGVSIDRSADMVAAIIAIWKAGAAYLPLDSEYPRARLEHMLKDAMPKLVLTESKLQLRLPQIAGVEFFALDAPEVAAAMKRASERNTNRPVLPQHPAYVIYTSGSTGIPKGVVVTHQGIPSLAASQAERLKLTEQSRILQFASLNFDASFWECLMALSTGATLVLPEQQREGAALYELLVSQKVTHALLPVPVLASLEEFDTLPLQCLMNGGEALSGGAVTRWSAGLRMINAYGPTETTVCATIGLPLSGSANPPIGSPICNTRVYVLDSNLEPVPFGVAGELYISGAGLARGYLNRPALAAERFIANPYAIDPGARMYRTGDLGRWREDGMLDFVGRADEQIKIRGFRIELGEIESALRSLPEIAEAAVALKEDASSGRQLVAYLVPSNGALPEHSALRRRLNERLPAHMLPSDFMPIEKLPRSPNGKINRAALPVWARQSSNIRAPRSQEETALCAMFAEVLRRGQVGVEDDFFALGGDSLSAMRLVGRVCSAFGVALSLRDFYSASTVGGLANLIQAIQFTAAPMQAGEASLDEEVFEEEEI